A single window of Nocardia sp. NBC_01327 DNA harbors:
- a CDS encoding TY-Chap domain-containing protein, producing MGTRGQDEALVTSDWDAFVQALARCLQELPSRATLVITAAGNRYVQFQQFDIKLSAELTGNYYLAEPIPEAAAQRLRELGWSAPVVRHEIENWRRSLLWPIPPSRLMELARSAAIGLHDALGISSPNELRATGWTEASGDLDLSPLGAIARRGLG from the coding sequence ATGGGCACCCGGGGGCAAGACGAGGCATTAGTAACTTCCGACTGGGACGCGTTTGTGCAGGCACTGGCGCGATGTCTGCAGGAATTACCTTCTCGCGCCACGCTCGTCATAACGGCGGCCGGTAACCGATACGTTCAGTTCCAGCAGTTCGACATCAAACTTTCCGCCGAGCTCACCGGCAATTACTATCTGGCAGAACCGATTCCGGAGGCGGCGGCCCAGCGGCTGCGCGAACTCGGCTGGTCCGCCCCGGTGGTGCGGCACGAGATCGAGAACTGGCGCCGCTCCCTGCTCTGGCCCATTCCGCCCAGCCGCCTCATGGAACTCGCCCGCTCCGCGGCCATCGGCCTGCACGACGCGCTCGGCATCAGCTCGCCGAACGAACTGCGCGCCACCGGCTGGACCGAGGCCTCCGGCGACCTCGACCTCAGCCCCCTGGGCGCGATCGCCCGCCGGGGACTCGGCTAG